The genomic segment TGTTTAGGGTTTGAATTTGTCGTTTTTTAACTGAAATTCGATATGGGCTTGGAGTTTTTTTTGGATTGGCTTCTATTAGGTGGAATTTGAGCTTCTTTTAGACTAATGGAGTGATTTGTGTGATAGTTTTGAGGGTTcttcaaagtatttttgaaatatgacCAAGTTCCTGGTTCTGAAAGTGAATTTTGGATGAATTCTGTTTTTGAATAAAGATTATGCTATCCAAGTGAATTTTGATGggatttgagtatttttttaccTCGTCGATAGTGCGATTATGGGTTCTTTTATGGTTGGGATTGAGTTTCCTTTGCAAAAATTTCAGTGGTGTGATTATGTCAagttagttattattattatttttttaaatggtgcAACTTTTTTATTCAGTCCTTCAAGAGAATTGTGTTTGTGTGCAGAAGAAGTTGTTTAGTGTCTAAAGTTGTTGATTTTAAGTGGAATTCGGTGGAGGTTTACGGTTTTTAGTCGGTTGATTGGAGTGTGGGCTCTTCTTTTTGTGGAAATTGTGTTTTCTCTTCTGCAATTTGAGtttagtgtgtttgtttttggttattttacttttcaaaatgttaTGGAATTTGagtttcttatttgttttaatcTCTAGGCACTAATGGTTTTTGCATCTAATCTTTAGATTTCCTGGAGTCCTCGAATTACTAAtttatgctttgattttgttgtttttgatgcTACCTAGTTTGGTAGTTAGTGTGGGAAGTTGAAGTGAGTTTAGGATGAACGAGAAATGAAGTTTGAGAAAacaggagagagaaagagagttttACAAATGATTAGTGGATGTATACAGGATACAATGAAGTTGATGAAGTGCTGTCAATTAAGAACTATATCATCGAGTTATTCAGTATATGCTAGATGTAAGCTTTCTGTTGGCTGTTGTTAAATATCGACAATCACAATCTTTGCACCTGTATTAGGGtgattaatctttttatttctgcGATGCCTAGTATGAGTATGACATTTTATAGCACAGAAAATAAGGCGGACTATTTGCATTGCCACCAAACAATCTGCCACAGGGGGCAAAAGTAGAACAGAAGGTAGTACAAGAGGAGATCGTAGATTTCACTTGGAGATTTTTTGATGCATCCTTGCTAGTTGCTACCATAGTATATCACTCTTACATTCACTGGCTGTTCTCATctattttaaacttgaaacctGATGCCATTACATGCATCACATACCTGTAACCAAATGCAGTTGATATGAGAAATCGTGATTGTTAGAATATGATACTCCTAATATAGATATTGAGATTCTAGTAATGGCTGTCTTAAAAGTAAATGAGGTGTCGTTATTTCAAGCATCTTTCCTTGtccattaaaattcttttactGATCTTTGCCAAATGCTTATtctaacatttgttttttcagtgCTGTTGCTTGGTGTGGCAAGTTGAATGCTATAGCTTGTGCATCAGAAACTTGTGCTAGAATTCCAAGGTCAGTGGATTTTTGCACTTCTAATGTGTTTCAGTCTAATAAGGAGAGCATATGCTTTACATAGTTGCTAATCAGGCTTATAACTTTCAAATGTGCTTGAGAACAAATGTTAAAGCATAACGATGTTTGTTATTGTTTACTATTTAGGGTTCTTCTAATAGGAAAATAAGCTTGTGCCTAGTgttcatcaatttatattttgatatcatctttcactatattttttttgtagctCCAACGCAAACCCACCATTCTGGATCCCCATTCATGTTGTTATCCCCGAGAGACCGACTGAATGTGCTGTTTTCAATGTCATAGCAGGTATTTTGAGTCACCTTGCATCTTTTACCTTATCTtccaattttttagttttaattagttATTATGTATGCAGAAATACGTCTATTATATGTTAGATTCTCCATTGATATATTGGTTCCCTCTTCTATTGGGCTCTAATTTCTTAAATCACGAGCTATTGCATTGAATCCCTTGGCAGATTCTCCTCGTGATTCTGTTCAGTTTATTGAATGGTCCCCTACTTCTTACTCTCGTGCATTATTAATTGCTAATTTCCATGGAAGGACAACTATCTGGACTCAGCCTTCTCAAGTAAGCTAACTTGATGGATTTTTGTACCCAAATATATAATAAGAAGATGCCTTGTTACTCTCACTAATGCTTAACTAAGGTTTTCATGTTTTACTCAACTCAAGAGTTTTGGGCTGGCCCTGCATTGGTTTTTTACTCTTTGCTTCTCCGTGTTTATGGCATGCCACTTGCTcagaattttaaaaacttttcttgcttattttttatcttgtcaTACAGGGTCCATCTAATTTGGTACGTGATGCTAGCTGTTGGCAGCGTGAGCATGAATGGCGGCAGGATATCGCAGTTGTTACTAAATGGCTATCCAGTGTCTCTCCAGTATGTGGTTATTATGTTTCCTGTTATCTGATTCTGAAATTATCCATGTATTTTGCTTTgtatatgttagagaataatataaatcatatctattgggttgagatgattatttgacatggtattaaagtcttgatgaccaagtggtcacgggttcgaatctcatcacctctatttatttgataaaaattaagcacaaggtaatgtgagcctgtgcaagtttcaagcccaataggctttcacttgagggggtttgttagagaataatataaatcatatcttgggacctcatctaacagcttaagctattaggttgagatggttattTGACAGCATATATGTGGTAGTAATTTGGTATTCATCTGTGCTTTTCAGTTTCCTGGTCAATCTATGTTTGTTTTCAAGTTATGTTGGTATTTGGTTATACTTTCATTGTAGTATGACTTCTCTTAAAAAATCAGTACAGGTGGCTTTCGTCAAAGTCTTGTACTCCCACAAGCTCAAAGTCAGCTTTTGAGGAAAAATTTCTTTCACAACATTCTCAAACTTCAGGTTTGTTTGCTTGATTTCTCTCTGTAAGCATTTTTAGAAGCTCATGTGGGAACTTTAGGACCGGTTCTATTTTTAACAAGTAATTTGTGAAATTGGGGCTGTGCCTTTTGACTAGCAACTTTACATCCAATGAGTTAGATTATTTTGCTGTTGCTTTGAGAAAAACaggtcagattttttttaaaaaatagctgtAAATTTAGAATAGTAATTTGGCTGCAGTTTCTGCAATGCTTTTATTCATAATTACATCCATGGCTAACTACTGTATCGTGCATGCTTTTAGAACGATGCAACGAATGACAAgcataaaaatttttaaagtgagaaattttaatatctgccattttttttattcgaatgAACTAGTGCTTTTAACAACCTTTAGATGGCTGCTGCTAATGCTAAGTATTGCAAAAATGGTGATGATACTTTTGGTCATCTGTTCTTTCCACTATTGAAGAACTTCCACCTGACTGATGTAACAGCATCAAGACCATCACTGACGTGCTTTCTCAATTTCTTACAGCTCGATGGCCAAATTTCCTTTGTGTTTGTTCTGTTTTCTCATCGGGTTCTGTTCAACTTCATTGGTCCCCTGGCCAGAATAATACATCACCAAAGTGGTTTAGCACGAGCAAAGGACTCTTGGGTGCTGGCCCTAGTGGGATTATGGCTGCTGATGCTATTATAACAGACAGTGGCGCAATGCATGTTGCAGGTGTTCCAATTGTCAATCCTTCAACTGTTGTTGTTTGGGAGGTTACTCCTGGCCCTGGAAATGGATTTCAAGCAACTCCAATGGCAAGTGTTGGCAATGGGGTCCCACCTTCAGTTAAGCCACCCAATTGGTCAGGTTTTGCTCCTCTGGCTGCATATTTATTCAGCTGGCAAGAGCATCTGATGTCTGAAGTAAAGCAAGGGAAAAAGCAGATGGATGAAGATTTCACAGACACCATCACACTTCATTGTTCGCCAGTTTCAAATTTTTCTGCATATGTGAGTCCTGAGGCCGCAGCTCAATCTGCAGCAACTACTACCTGGGGTTCTGGAGTCAGTGCTGTTGCTTTTGATCCAACTCGTGGTGGCTCCGTGATTGCAGTTGTTATAGTTGAGGGTACCTATCAGTATTCTGACTTGCAATTTTAGTTTTTGCCAGTTCCATGTTTTTCCATAACAAATCCTCTTTTAGCGTGTGCATGCgtgtttgtgtgtgtttatatGATTGGTGTGATTATGCTTGTGCAACAGTTTCTTGGGCTCTCTTTCTTCCTCAACTTAAATTTATCCTTGTACTAATAGAGAGATGCGAGGCCTAACTTTCATGTTTGAGTCAGTTGAAAGAGATGTGAGGCCTAACTTTCATGTTTGAGTCAGTTGAATATCCCTTTATCTGCCTACAATTATCTGGATTCCATATGTCAATAACTGATTTTACACACGCAGGACAGTATATGTCCCCTTATGATCCAGATGAGGGTCCTTTAATCACAGGATGGAGGGTGCAACGCTGGGAATCATCTGTTCAACCTGTAGTTCTTCATCCAATATTTGGAAATCCCACTTCTGGTTTTGGTGGGCAGGCACCAATGCAAACTGTATGGGTGTCCAAAGTGGATACAAGCATACCTCCAACAAATGATTTCAAAAATTACCAACCAGCTGCTGCAGGACCAATCTCTGATGTAAGAAAGACATCTGATTCTGGTgctgagaagacaaagagagtcATCTTTGATCCCTCTGATCTGCCCAGTGATGTTAGAACACTTACTCGAATTGTTTATTCTGCTCATGGTGGCGAGATTGCTGTTGCTTTTCTGGGGGGTGGAGTTCACATTTTCTCTGGGACAAACTTCACACTAGTTGACAACCACCAGATTAATGTTGGATCTACAATTGCTGCTCCTGCCTTCTCTTCCACAAGCTGCTGCTCAGCTTCAGTTTGGCACGACACTAGTAAGGATCGCACTGTATTGAAGATAATTCGTGTTCTTCCTCCTGCTGTTCCAAGCAGTCAGGCGAAGGCTAACTCAGCATTCTGGGAACGTGCTATTGCTGAGAGGTATGTGGCAAGAGTCATTTGTTGGGAAATACTTTGGAAGTCCGCATATTAGTGGTTATGGACATTTCCTTTGGCTAGAAATTAGATGAAGGTTCAATTTGCAGATAATCTCAACACTCTACATGGTCATACTGATATTGAGTTTTGCCAGAGCAGGTTTTGGTGGAGCCTTTTGGTTGGAGTTGATTGGTGGGATGCTGTTGGCTGTACACAGAGTGCTGCTGAGGATGGCATTGGTAAGAATAATTAGATTCTCTGGTATTATTGTGgtttatgaaaaagaaaatatattgatGAACAATGTCTTTTCAAGGATTCCTATTTAAGATTTCCTTGCAAATAACACAAATCCTTGGGTGACATCTTCTGCTGATCTGGTTCTTTGTTTCCTTTCAGTTTCACTTAACAGTGTGATTGCTGTCTTGGATGCGGATTTTCATTCtcttcccacttcgcagcacaGACAGCAGTATGGTTCTGTATGTTTTTCTGCACTATTGCCATTGCACCCCTATTTCTTTTAAGATAATCTATGATTCTGATAATTGGAATGACAATATTGAACAAAGGCatccaatatttttataattgcagTTCATTTGCCTGAAATTTCCCATGTCaaaatctttttgttatttgtttggaAATAGTCTGCCATGGTggtctttattttccttttccttttctttttcaaaatcaattatattttctagAGTGAGCAAGGGCATCTAGAATAATTGACTTGTAGAAAAGTTGACGTGGACTGGATGTAGAATGGGTTGTGGAAATTGAGGTGGTTAGAAACTTAGAAATTTACTGTGCCCTCCGTGGATCCTCAAGTTAGAGTTCTTGAAAccagaaaaaaagaggaatatGCAAAGCTGCACATATGAAAATTACATTTAGCGATCATCTGCTTCTAACCAAATAAACCATGTTCTTACATAAGGTGTGGCATGTAACATGTGTTAAGAGCACACAGTTTATTGTCACACATTATAACCCAAAAATGCCACGCAAGACATGAATCACAATCAAATAAGGAAACAAGATACGCTAACATACCTTAATTCTGATTTCTCTTAATTAACCAATTGCACAggtaccttttccttttcctttaagttTGTTGTGACAATTCAAAGCACATGTTACCTGTCCCAGGTTCTAGAATGCCCTGATTAGGTAAggtaaacttgtttttttaatgatgcaGAGTCTGGACAGAATAAAATGTAGACTGCTGGAAGGTACAAATGCTCAGGAGGTTAGGGCAATGGTTCTTGACATGCAAGCTAGGTTGCTGCTTGATATGTTGGGCAGAGGCATTGAGTCAGCTTTGATAAATCCTTCAGCATTAGTACCTGAACCATGGCAGGCTTCTGGCGAGACATTATCTGGCATCGACCCCGAAGCAATGACAGTTGAGCCAAACCTTGTTCCGAGCATTCAGGTATGCTTTTATCTCTTTATTGTCTCATGTTAAATTTTGGTTCCTGTTGAAGTTGTGAGTGTAGTACTGAAGATCTACTGATACCCCCAATATGAGGCTTCATCAAGATCTGATTGCCTGCGATGTGGTGCTTATATTTCTACATGCTAATGATAAACCTGATATTTTCAATGTGTTAATGATGGTTGCATTGCTTGGGCCATACAGTGGCTTTTTATGGCCTAGAATCTGATTCCTGAACCAGCAATATATTTGTCACCTTCTAGGCTTGCCAGTCTGCTGTATCCAAGCACTCAGATTGTGCTTGTTGAATATTTCCCTGCCTCCTGTCAGCTCAAACATATGTCCTATGTTGATGCAGGTTTACTGATTTGATGATTTTCTCT from the Populus nigra chromosome 9, ddPopNigr1.1, whole genome shotgun sequence genome contains:
- the LOC133703386 gene encoding mediator of RNA polymerase II transcription subunit 16-like isoform X2, giving the protein MTSSSSNKETTEEEQTAPEISPAEGGGGASSGGVGKADPVSSGGEEESGGAGEKVDDPMEEDSVSPATVFCIRLKQPRSNLQHKMSVPELCRQFSAVAWCGKLNAIACASETCARIPSSNANPPFWIPIHVVIPERPTECAVFNVIADSPRDSVQFIEWSPTSYSRALLIANFHGRTTIWTQPSQGPSNLVRDASCWQREHEWRQDIAVVTKWLSSVSPYRWLSSKSCTPTSSKSAFEEKFLSQHSQTSARWPNFLCVCSVFSSGSVQLHWSPGQNNTSPKWFSTSKGLLGAGPSGIMAADAIITDSGAMHVAGVPIVNPSTVVVWEVTPGPGNGFQATPMASVGNGVPPSVKPPNWSGFAPLAAYLFSWQEHLMSEVKQGKKQMDEDFTDTITLHCSPVSNFSAYVSPEAAAQSAATTTWGSGVSAVAFDPTRGGSVIAVVIVEGQYMSPYDPDEGPLITGWRVQRWESSVQPVVLHPIFGNPTSGFGGQAPMQTVWVSKVDTSIPPTNDFKNYQPAAAGPISDVRKTSDSGAEKTKRVIFDPSDLPSDVRTLTRIVYSAHGGEIAVAFLGGGVHIFSGTNFTLVDNHQINVGSTIAAPAFSSTSCCSASVWHDTSKDRTVLKIIRVLPPAVPSSQAKANSAFWERAIAERFWWSLLVGVDWWDAVGCTQSAAEDGIVSLNSVIAVLDADFHSLPTSQHRQQYGSSLDRIKCRLLEGTNAQEVRAMVLDMQARLLLDMLGRGIESALINPSALVPEPWQASGETLSGIDPEAMTVEPNLVPSIQAYVDAVLDLASHFITRLRRYASFCRTLASHAVTAGTGSNRNMVTSPTQSSASPAPSQGGQSGSTSSTGSTQMQAWVQGAIAKISSTTDGVTGSIPNPISGPSSVMPISINTGTFPGTPAVRLIGDCHFLRRLCQLLLFCFFFRRTQLPRFVGSAQRNSTDTNVQKPQSGAPGKVEEINTVSSKPAPAMVRSDEGQTARGGQVMPGAKPVEDGPAGRHRVGSGNAGQGYSFEEVKVLFRILMDLCRRTATLAHPLPVSQVGSSNIQNMPRPRGADAAGLLLRELELHPPSEEWHRRNMFGGPWSDAEDMGSDDTLKLNSDPLDFSSLENCDVYYGAHGLWPRKRRLSERDAAFGLNTSVGLGAYLGIMGSRRDVVTAMWKTGLEGVWYKCIRCLRQTSAFASTGAAANPPNQNEREAWWISHWAYGCPMCGGTWVRVV
- the LOC133703386 gene encoding mediator of RNA polymerase II transcription subunit 16-like isoform X1, whose translation is MTSSSSNKETTEEEQTAPEISPAEGGGGASSGGVGKADPVSSGGEEESGGAGEKVDDPMEEDSVSPATVFCIRLKQPRSNLQHKMSVPELCRQFSAVAWCGKLNAIACASETCARIPSSNANPPFWIPIHVVIPERPTECAVFNVIADSPRDSVQFIEWSPTSYSRALLIANFHGRTTIWTQPSQGPSNLVRDASCWQREHEWRQDIAVVTKWLSSVSPYRWLSSKSCTPTSSKSAFEEKFLSQHSQTSARWPNFLCVCSVFSSGSVQLHWSPGQNNTSPKWFSTSKGLLGAGPSGIMAADAIITDSGAMHVAGVPIVNPSTVVVWEVTPGPGNGFQATPMASVGNGVPPSVKPPNWSGFAPLAAYLFSWQEHLMSEVKQGKKQMDEDFTDTITLHCSPVSNFSAYVSPEAAAQSAATTTWGSGVSAVAFDPTRGGSVIAVVIVEGQYMSPYDPDEGPLITGWRVQRWESSVQPVVLHPIFGNPTSGFGGQAPMQTVWVSKVDTSIPPTNDFKNYQPAAAGPISDVRKTSDSGAEKTKRVIFDPSDLPSDVRTLTRIVYSAHGGEIAVAFLGGGVHIFSGTNFTLVDNHQINVGSTIAAPAFSSTSCCSASVWHDTSKDRTVLKIIRVLPPAVPSSQAKANSAFWERAIAERFWWSLLVGVDWWDAVGCTQSAAEDGIVSLNSVIAVLDADFHSLPTSQHRQQYGSSLDRIKCRLLEGTNAQEVRAMVLDMQARLLLDMLGRGIESALINPSALVPEPWQASGETLSGIDPEAMTVEPNLVPSIQAYVDAVLDLASHFITRLRRYASFCRTLASHAVTAGTGSNRNMVTSPTQSSASPAPSQGGQSGSTSSTGSTQMQAWVQGAIAKISSTTDGVTGSIPNPISGPSSVMPISINTGTFPGTPAVRLIGDCHFLRRLCQLLLFCFFFRRTQLPRFVGSAQRNSTDTNVQKPQSGAPGKVEEINTVSSKPAPAMVRSDEGQTARGGQVMPGAKPVEDGPAGRHRVGSGNAGQGYSFEEVKVLFRILMDLCRRTATLAHPLPVSQVGSSNIQVRLHYIDGNYTVLPEVVEASLGPHMQNMPRPRGADAAGLLLRELELHPPSEEWHRRNMFGGPWSDAEDMGSDDTLKLNSDPLDFSSLENCDVYYGAHGLWPRKRRLSERDAAFGLNTSVGLGAYLGIMGSRRDVVTAMWKTGLEGVWYKCIRCLRQTSAFASTGAAANPPNQNEREAWWISHWAYGCPMCGGTWVRVV
- the LOC133703386 gene encoding mediator of RNA polymerase II transcription subunit 16-like isoform X4, giving the protein MCCFQCHSRVHLIWYVMLAVGSVSMNGGRISQLLLNGYPVSLQWLSSKSCTPTSSKSAFEEKFLSQHSQTSARWPNFLCVCSVFSSGSVQLHWSPGQNNTSPKWFSTSKGLLGAGPSGIMAADAIITDSGAMHVAGVPIVNPSTVVVWEVTPGPGNGFQATPMASVGNGVPPSVKPPNWSGFAPLAAYLFSWQEHLMSEVKQGKKQMDEDFTDTITLHCSPVSNFSAYVSPEAAAQSAATTTWGSGVSAVAFDPTRGGSVIAVVIVEGQYMSPYDPDEGPLITGWRVQRWESSVQPVVLHPIFGNPTSGFGGQAPMQTVWVSKVDTSIPPTNDFKNYQPAAAGPISDVRKTSDSGAEKTKRVIFDPSDLPSDVRTLTRIVYSAHGGEIAVAFLGGGVHIFSGTNFTLVDNHQINVGSTIAAPAFSSTSCCSASVWHDTSKDRTVLKIIRVLPPAVPSSQAKANSAFWERAIAERFWWSLLVGVDWWDAVGCTQSAAEDGIVSLNSVIAVLDADFHSLPTSQHRQQYGSSLDRIKCRLLEGTNAQEVRAMVLDMQARLLLDMLGRGIESALINPSALVPEPWQASGETLSGIDPEAMTVEPNLVPSIQAYVDAVLDLASHFITRLRRYASFCRTLASHAVTAGTGSNRNMVTSPTQSSASPAPSQGGQSGSTSSTGSTQMQAWVQGAIAKISSTTDGVTGSIPNPISGPSSVMPISINTGTFPGTPAVRLIGDCHFLRRLCQLLLFCFFFRRTQLPRFVGSAQRNSTDTNVQKPQSGAPGKVEEINTVSSKPAPAMVRSDEGQTARGGQVMPGAKPVEDGPAGRHRVGSGNAGQGYSFEEVKVLFRILMDLCRRTATLAHPLPVSQVGSSNIQVRLHYIDGNYTVLPEVVEASLGPHMQNMPRPRGADAAGLLLRELELHPPSEEWHRRNMFGGPWSDAEDMGSDDTLKLNSDPLDFSSLENCDVYYGAHGLWPRKRRLSERDAAFGLNTSVGLGAYLGIMGSRRDVVTAMWKTGLEGVWYKCIRCLRQTSAFASTGAAANPPNQNEREAWWISHWAYGCPMCGGTWVRVV
- the LOC133703386 gene encoding mediator of RNA polymerase II transcription subunit 16-like isoform X3, with the protein product MEGQLSGLSLLKVHLIWYVMLAVGSVSMNGGRISQLLLNGYPVSLQWLSSKSCTPTSSKSAFEEKFLSQHSQTSARWPNFLCVCSVFSSGSVQLHWSPGQNNTSPKWFSTSKGLLGAGPSGIMAADAIITDSGAMHVAGVPIVNPSTVVVWEVTPGPGNGFQATPMASVGNGVPPSVKPPNWSGFAPLAAYLFSWQEHLMSEVKQGKKQMDEDFTDTITLHCSPVSNFSAYVSPEAAAQSAATTTWGSGVSAVAFDPTRGGSVIAVVIVEGQYMSPYDPDEGPLITGWRVQRWESSVQPVVLHPIFGNPTSGFGGQAPMQTVWVSKVDTSIPPTNDFKNYQPAAAGPISDVRKTSDSGAEKTKRVIFDPSDLPSDVRTLTRIVYSAHGGEIAVAFLGGGVHIFSGTNFTLVDNHQINVGSTIAAPAFSSTSCCSASVWHDTSKDRTVLKIIRVLPPAVPSSQAKANSAFWERAIAERFWWSLLVGVDWWDAVGCTQSAAEDGIVSLNSVIAVLDADFHSLPTSQHRQQYGSSLDRIKCRLLEGTNAQEVRAMVLDMQARLLLDMLGRGIESALINPSALVPEPWQASGETLSGIDPEAMTVEPNLVPSIQAYVDAVLDLASHFITRLRRYASFCRTLASHAVTAGTGSNRNMVTSPTQSSASPAPSQGGQSGSTSSTGSTQMQAWVQGAIAKISSTTDGVTGSIPNPISGPSSVMPISINTGTFPGTPAVRLIGDCHFLRRLCQLLLFCFFFRRTQLPRFVGSAQRNSTDTNVQKPQSGAPGKVEEINTVSSKPAPAMVRSDEGQTARGGQVMPGAKPVEDGPAGRHRVGSGNAGQGYSFEEVKVLFRILMDLCRRTATLAHPLPVSQVGSSNIQVRLHYIDGNYTVLPEVVEASLGPHMQNMPRPRGADAAGLLLRELELHPPSEEWHRRNMFGGPWSDAEDMGSDDTLKLNSDPLDFSSLENCDVYYGAHGLWPRKRRLSERDAAFGLNTSVGLGAYLGIMGSRRDVVTAMWKTGLEGVWYKCIRCLRQTSAFASTGAAANPPNQNEREAWWISHWAYGCPMCGGTWVRVV